A window of Vigna unguiculata cultivar IT97K-499-35 chromosome 4, ASM411807v1, whole genome shotgun sequence contains these coding sequences:
- the LOC114180342 gene encoding uncharacterized protein LOC114180342 encodes MGVCASRPKANEDLAAKKKNHRRRRRRILRRRVSSRKIEANNVAHSNSALQASNRASDAAWFDSTSALDSECDDEFYSVYDGEASSGHADEIGEDRKLSLDHCGILPNTCLPCLSSSALAVEKRRPMSPDTPSSQRKSLSKLSFKWREGSSDMTLLSPKAFKQKHLAGSLIPFCAIEKQTPGSWSQIEASSFRVRGKNYLRDKKKDSAPSSAAFYPLGADLFLSPRKIDHIARFIQIPAINVPGEVPSILIVNLQIPLYPASIFQSENDGEGMNVVLYFKLSEKYSKDLPDQFRENISKLINDEVERVKGFPLDTIAPFRERLKILGRVANLENLSLSTTEKKLMNAYNEKPVLSRPQHEFYLGENYLEIDLDVHRFSYIARKGFEGFIERLKLCNLDFGLTIQGNKAEDLPEHLLCAIRLNKLDYSNFNQIG; translated from the exons ATGGGTGTTTGCGCGTCGAGGCCTAAGGCGAACGAAGACCTCGCCGCGAAGAAGAAGAACCACCGCAGACGACGGAGGAGAATCCTCCGAAGACGCGTCTCTTCGAGAAAGATCGAAGCCAACAACGTGGCTCACTCTAATTCCGCTTTGCAAGCTTCTAATCGCGCTTCAG ATGCTGCTTGGTTTGATTCTACTTCGGCCTTGGATTCTGAGTGTGATGATGAATTTTACAGTGTCTATGATG GAGAAGCATCTTCAGGTCACGCAGATGAAATTGGAGAGGACAGAAAGCTGAGCCTGGATCATTGTGGGATTCTGCCAAATACCTGTTTGCCTTGCCTCTCTTCTAGTGCACTTGCTGTTGAAAAAAGAAGGCCAATGAGTCCTGATACACCCAGTTCACAGAGAAAGTCGCTTTCCAAACTATCCTTCAAATGGAGAGAAGGGTCTTCGGATATGACTTTAC TTTCCCCTAAggcatttaaacaaaaacatttggCCGGTTCATTGATTCCATTTTGTGCAATAGAGAAGCAAACCCCTGGTTCGTGGTCTCAAATTGAGGCAAGTTCATTCAGAGTCAGAGGCAAAAACTACTTAAG GGATAAGAAGAAAGATTCTGCTCCAAGCAGTGCTGCTTTCTATCCTCTTGGTGCTGACCTCTTTTTGTCTCCTCGAAAAATTGATCATATTGCTCGCTTTATACAAATTCCTGCAATAAATGTACCTGGGGAAGTCCCTTCAATTCTTATTGTAAACCTTCAG ATACCATTATATCCTGCCTCTATCTTCCAAAGTGAAAATGACGGTGAAGGAATGAATGTGGTTTTGTACTTCAAATTATCTGAAAAGTACTCTAAAGACCTTCCAGATCAATTTCGCGAAAATATCAGT AAATTGATCAACGACGAAGTGGAAAGAGTCAAAGGCTTCCCTCTAGATACAATCGCGCCGTTTAGGGAGAGATTAAAAATTTTAGGCAGAGTGGCAAATTTGGAGAATCTGTCTTTAAGCACAACCGAAAAGAAGCTTATGAATGCTTACAACGAAAAACCAGTTCTCTCACGTCCTCAGCATGAATTTTACTTG GGAGAAAACTATCTTGAGATAGATTTGGATGTGCACAGATTTAGCTATATTGCAAGAAAAGGATTTGAAGGCTTCATTGAAAGACTGAAGCTATGTAACCTGGATTTTGGTCTTACAATTCAG GGAAACAAGGCTGAAGACTTGCCAGAACATTTATTATGTGCAATACGGTTGAACAAACTTGACTACAGCAACTTCAACCAGATTGGCTAG
- the LOC114180250 gene encoding probable prolyl 4-hydroxylase 7, producing the protein MVSLRFVSLFLCFLCFEISVSAIRLPGVDQEAKATHGSGLGLKKGGCSVKFDPTRVTQLSWNPRAFLYKGFLKEEECDHLISLAKDKLEKSMVADNESGKSIMSEVRTSSGMFLNKAQDETVADIECRISAWTFLPVENGESMQVLHYEHGQKYEPHFDYFHDKANQIMGGHRIATVLMYLSDVEKGGETIFPNSEGKLSQPKDDTWSECAHKGYAVKPRKGDALLFFSLHLDATTDANSLHGSCPVIEGEKWSATKWIHVSDFEKPVRSLEEYSGECVDENENCTRWAKIGECEKNPLYMVGGEGVRGKCMKSCNVCSS; encoded by the exons ATGGTTTCTCTCCGTTTCGTGTCGCTCTTTCTCTGTTTCCTCTGTTTTGAGATCTCTGTTTCCGCCATTCGGTTACCTGGTGTGGACCAAGAAGCCAAGGCCAC CCATGGATCGGGGCTTGGGTTGAAAAAGGGAGGCTGTTCAGTGAAATTTGATCCCACACGGGTCACTCAGCTCTCGTGGAATCCCAG GGCTTTTCTGTACAAGGGGTTCTTAAAGGAGGAAGAATGCGATCATTTGATATCTCTG GCCAAGGACAAGCTGGAGAAGTCTATGGTGGCGGATAATGAGTCTGGTAAAAGTATAATGAGTGAAGTCAGAACGAGTTCTGGAATGTTTCTGAACAAGGCACAG GATGAAACAGTTGCTGATATTGAATGCCGAATTTCTGCATGGACATTCCTTCCTGTAG AGAATGGTGAGTCAATGCAAGTACTGCATTATGAGCATGGTCAGAAGTATGAACCACACTTTGATTACTTCCATGACAAAGCTAATCAAATTATGGGTGGCCATAGGATTGCTACTGTATTGATGTATCTGTCTGATGTTGAGAAGGGTGGGGAAACAATTTTTCCCAATTCTGAG gGAAAGTTGTCACAGCCAAAAGATGATACCTGGTCAGAATGTGCTCACAAAGGATATGCAG TAAAACCTCGTAAGGGTGATGCCTTGTTGTTCTTCAGTCTTCATCTTGATGCAACTACCGATGCCAATAGCTTGCATGGAAGCTGTCCAGTGATTGAGGGTGAAAAGTGGTCTGCAACCAAGTGGATTCACGTGAGTGACTTTGAAAAACCTGTGAGGTCACTTGAAGAGTATAGTGGAGAATGTGTTGATGAGAATGAGAATTGCACTAGGTGGGCTAAAATAGGTGAATGTGAGAAGAATCCACTTTATATGGTTGGAGGTGAAGGAGTCAGAGGAAAGTGCATGAAGAGTTGCAATGTCTGCTCTTCTTAA
- the LOC114182571 gene encoding transcription factor MYB35, which translates to MGRPPCCDKSNVKRGLWTPEEDAKILAYVANHGTGNWTLVPKKAGLNRCGKSCRLRWTNYLRPDLKHDSFTPQEEELIINLHGAIGSRWSLIARRLPGRTDNDVKNYWNTKLRKKLMKMGIDPVTHKPVSQVLSDLGSISGFPNTTTTTTNPMAYVNKDLMMSNMAPTKTEPSGSNKSLVENTQEGQVHSYQVLTTENVQPHVFSEAASSTSSSSSSNLSHLGSPQSYSCQTPQAQTLVPHCSSFDWSEFLHTSDSFVWSLNPSSLVQTEADLFSINAKTSGHDKQGVASVDGCSGASMEYHSFVDGILDRDNELRAAFPELLDASFDY; encoded by the exons ATGGGAAGGCCTCCTTGTTGTGACAAATCCAATGTGAAAAGGGGTCTTTGGACTCCTGAGGAAGATGCTAAAATACTTGCCTATGTAGCCAATCATGGAACTGGAAACTGGACATTGGTTCCAAAGAAAGCAG GTCTGAATAGGTGTGGTAAGAGCTGCAGGCTAAGATGGACCAACTATCTCAGACCAGACCTCAAGCATGATAGTTTTACTCCCCAAGAAGAAGAGCTCATTATTAACCTTCATGGAGCCATAGGAAGCAG atggtCTTTGATTGCAAGAAGATTACCTGGGAGAACTGACAATGATGTGAAGAACTACTGGAACACAAAGCTAAGGAAGAAGCTTATGAAGATGGGAATTGATCCAGTGACTCATAAACCAGTATCACAAGTCCTCTCTGACTTGGGAAGCATCAGTGGCTTCCcaaacaccaccaccaccaccactaacCCAATGGCTTATGTTAACAAGGACTTGATGATGAGCAACATGGCACCAACCAAAACTGAACCATCAGGTTCCAATAAGTCACTGGTGGAGAACACACAAGAGGGTCAGGTTCACTCATACCAAGTCCTCACCACAGAAAATGTCCAACCACATGTGTTCAGTGAAGCTGCATCCTCCACCTCATCCTCATCTTCCTCCAACCTCTCCCACTTAGGCTCACCACAGTCCTACTCCTGCCAAACCCCTCAGGCTCAAACTCTTGTTCCTCATTGTTCCTCCTTTGATTGGAGTGAGTTTCTTCACACTAGTGACTCATTTGTGTGGTCACTGAACCCCTCAAGTCTGGTGCAAACTGAAGCTGATCTTTTTTCCATCAATGCCAAAACCAGTGGCCATGACAAACAAGGAGTTGCATCAGTTGATGGTTGTTCTGGTGCAAGCATGGAATATCATTCATTTGTAGATGGTATTCTGGACAGGGATAATGAGTTAAGAGCAGCATTTCCTGAACTTTTGGATGCTTCTTTTGACTACTGA